Below is a window of Myxococcales bacterium DNA.
CGCCACGGGGGGCGCCTCGTCTTTGTTCGCGTCGCCAGCCGTCTTGCCCGCGGCTGTGGGCAGCGGTTTTACCTCGGCCTTCGCCCGCAGCTTGGCGGCCTCGTCGCCGCTTGGTTTGTAGGCCCACGCAGTCAGCTCCGCGTCGCGATCCGGCAACGCGTACTCCACCGTCAGGTCGCCGCTCGGAGAGAAGCTCGACGCGTTCATCGTGAGCTGGTCCGCCCCGTTCGCCTTGCTCTTGGTCAGCTCGTAGCCCTGTGAGCGAACACCGAAGGCCTCGTCGTTGCCTCGCACCTGCACGTCCACGTCGAAGCGCCCGACCTTGGTCGAGCCGCTCGGATCGTGGGCCATCGGATAGCTGTACCGGCGCACCCCACCGGTCGGCTTGATGGTCTGGGTATAGGCCAAGATCACCCGCCGCGAGCCCCGCTTCGGGATAGGATAGACCCGCAGCTCGAAGCGCCCGCCGCGCTGCCACTCGAGCAGCGCCGGGTCGCGCCAGGGTCCGAAAACCCAGACGATCTCTTCCCGCACCTGCTGGCGGAGCTGGGGCGCTGCGTTGACGATGGCTCCGCGCCAGATCGCGGCGGCGCGGTCGCGATCGACGAACGCGCCCTCCTCGAGCTTGCCGTCCACCTCGAGCGCGAGCCGCTCGATCTTCGCGTCCGGCGGCACCGGGAAGCGGTAAATCCCCTCGAGCACCTCGTCCGTGTTGTTGGTGAACGTCTCGTCGACCTCGGTCCGAGCCATGGCGCCCGCAATGCGGACCTTGACCCCGTGCGCAGTCAGCTGAACCGCGTTGTCGCGCTCGGTCTTGTCGCCCGGTTTCTTGGCCTTGAGCTCGCCCAAGCCTCGCGCCGCGACCTCCTCGCGGTCGTCCTCGGCGATGTTCGCTTCACTCCACGCGATGCTCTCACCGAGTGAGTTCGACGCGCCGACGAAGGGTGGCATGCCCGCATACGAACGCCCCTGCTCGCCGGCCCGGACCGTGACCTCGCGGCCCTCGGCATCGGCGAGCTTCACGCTTCCGCGGCTGACGTTCACGCTGGCGCTGTCGTCTGCGGCGGTGAGCGAGAACTTGGTGCCGAGCACCTCCACGTGACCCTTGGGCAGGTCGATGCGTGCGGTCTTGCCCTCGATGTGTGCGACGTCGAGCACGACCGTGCCGCTCTCGAGCTTGGCCCGGCGTCCTTGCTCGCTACCGAGCGAGAGCCGCGTGCCACGGTCCAGTGAGAGCTCGGTGCCGTCACCCAGGGCGACTCGTGCACGAGTGTGTGCGTCCGTCACCAGCACCGAGCCGGCCGGGACCGCACCTTGATCTGTTGCCGTTGCGCAGCTCTTGCCGTCCGGCGCGCATACGGAGAGCCCGGTGCCCGCGAGCTTGGCCACGTTGCCGTGCCAGGCCTCGGCAGCCACTTCGGTGCCGCCCTTGCCTTTGGCGCGGATCACGATGGCCGCAGCAGCGGCCGCTGCCAGCGCCGCGCCGACACCGCCGAGCATCAGCCAGCGCACGCCGTTCGACTTCTTCAGCGAAGTGACGGCCGGCCGGCGATCCAGCGGTTCGGGTCGCCCGGCCTCGCGAGGTGGCGCCGCGCTCTCCGGTTTTGCCGGCGCCGCGGCGGCGGGCGAGGCTTCCGTCTTGATTGGTCCGGGCTCGGTGTTGGCCGCGGCTGGGGCGGACTCGCTCGCGCGTGCCGGCGCGCTGGGCAAGGTTGCCGTCGTGGTCATCGGAGCAGGCTCGGCCTGCGTGCTCGGAACGGGCTCGGCCTTCTCTTCGCCGGTCGCGGCGCCGGCGAGCGGGGCCGTGAAGCTTGCCGGTTTCGGTGCCAGGTCGGGTGTCTCGAGGGCCGGGGCCGGTGTGCCCGCCGGCTGAGTGTTGCCGGTCTGCTTGTCGAGTGCCGCGAGCACCCGGGCCTCGAGATCCGCAGGGGCAACGTAATCCGCGCCCGAGCCGCTCACGAGGGTCTGGTGTTTCTCGGCGTCGTAGCGCGCGTCGCGGCAGCGATCACATTCGGCCACGTGCTCGAGCAGGTAGTCGGCTGCCGACCCGTCCAGGAGGTCGGCCATGTGCTCCTCGATCTCGGTGCACGAGGCTTGGCGATTGGTTTCGTCGGTCATGGCATCACTCCTTAACGACTTCACGCAGCCGGGCGAGCGCCCGGGAAACACGTTTGCGGGCGGCGGCTTCGTCGATGCCGCACGCCTGTCCCACTTCGCGATAACTGAGCTCGCCGGAGTAACGCAGCACGACGGCCTCGCGTTCACTCGGGCGGATGTTCGAGAGCGCAGTTCGGGCGGCCTCGGCGCGCTGCCTCAACAACATCAGGTCTTCGGCGCTACCGTCGCGCTCGGCGTCATGCACCAGGCGCAGGCGCGACGTGCGCCGCGTCGTGCGTTCGATGTGCCGCGCACACTTTCTACGCGCTATGCCGAAGAGCCACGCGCGGAGTGACCCGTCACCCCGCCAATCAGCGAAGCCGGCGTGCGCATCCAGCAAGGTCTCCTGCACGAGGTCGTCGGCTTCGGCGTTCGAGCCCACCAGGGCCATGCACAGCCGGCCCACCGCCGTACCGTGGTGCCGCGTGCAGAGTGACAGGGCTTGCCGCAGATCCCCCGCCCGAATTGCCGCCTCGATGGCCCGGTCCTCCGCCGTCCGCGGCTCCGCACCGCTTCCGTCCAGGTCCGCCGCTGTCTGTCCGCCCATCAAAAGCTCCTTGTCCAAACCCATGTGGCCCTCGGCTGGCGGTTCGTGACCGCTTTTGTGAGAACGCGGCTGCCCGCCCTGGCTTGCAGGGTCCGGCAACGAACCCGGTCAGGGCAAGCCAGCCCTCGCCAAAATCGCCGAAAATCGCGGTTTCCGCAGGTGTCGGGCCAGGGTTCGGCCGGCCGGCTCGGGCTTCGCTAGACTCAGCGCCGTCATGACAGAGGACTTCGTCGGTCGGGTGACCCCCGCCCTCGAGGCAGTCGTCGCCCGGGTGCTACCGGGCGCGAAGCTGCTCTCGGTGCACCCGTTCGGGATCGATGACGCCGAGGCGCAGGATCGCGGGACCGCCAAGGGGTCCGGCTACGGCGTCCCGCTCCGGCTCGACGTGAGCCAGCCAGACGGGGGACAGCTGGCGCTGGTCTTCCACACGGCCTCGAGTGATCAGTTCGGACACGATCGCCGCGCAGACCGGGCTGCCGGGTTGCTGCTCGCCTTCGATCGCTTCAATCAAATCCCCGCCCACGTTCGGGCGCTCGACGTGGGCGCCATCCGCAAGAGTGACGACGGACTGATTTCTCTCGCCGACGCCGGGGAGTTCTACCTGGTGACGTCGTTCGCCGAGGGGCAGGTCTACGCCGATGAGCTCCGTCGTATGGCCCATGCGGGCTGTGCGACGGCGGACCAGGTTGAACACGTGGAAGCGCTCGCGCGCCTGCTCTCGGAGCTGCACGCGGAGAAATACCAGGATGCACTCCGGTACCAGCGAGCGCTGCGGGATCTGGTCGGAAGTGGGGAGGGGATCTTCGGCCTGATCGACTCGTACGCGTCGGACGTGCCCGGGGCTTCCCCGGAGAGACTGCGGGCGATCGAAGCGCGTGTTGGCGACTGGCGCTGGAAGCTGCGCGGGCGGTCTCAGCGGCTGTCCCGCATCCACGGGGACTATCATCCGTTCAACGTGCTTTTGTCCGAGGCCGGCGAGATCTCGCTGCTCGATGCGAGCCGCGGCTGCCAGGGAGATCCCGCGGACGACGTGACGTGCATGGCGATCAACTACGTATTTTTCGCGCTCGAGCACCCGGGCAGCTGGCAGAAGGTGTTCCGCGAGCTGTGGCAGCGTTTCTGGACGGTCTATCTGGAGCAGAGCGGGGATCTGGAACTGCTCGAGGTGTGTGCGCCGTTCTTGGCGTGGCGCGGTCTCGTGGTGGCAAACCCGGTCTGGTATCCCCACGTCGAGGTCCAGGCGCGCGAGCGGATGTTCGCCCTCATCGAGCGCAGCTTGGCCGCCGAGCGCTTCGACCCCGCCTTCGCTGACGAGGTGTTGGCATGAGCGGAGTGGTCGTTTGGTTGACGGGCAAGCCGTCGAGCGGAAAGTCGACGTTGGCTGGGTTGCTCCGCGAACGACTGGTCAGCGAGCACACGCCGACCTGCGTATTGGACGGAGATGAGGTGCGGGCGGCGTTCGTGCCGCGCCACGGCTACGATCCGAAATCCCGAGACGAGTACTACGCC
It encodes the following:
- a CDS encoding RNA polymerase sigma factor, with product MGGQTAADLDGSGAEPRTAEDRAIEAAIRAGDLRQALSLCTRHHGTAVGRLCMALVGSNAEADDLVQETLLDAHAGFADWRGDGSLRAWLFGIARRKCARHIERTTRRTSRLRLVHDAERDGSAEDLMLLRQRAEAARTALSNIRPSEREAVVLRYSGELSYREVGQACGIDEAAARKRVSRALARLREVVKE
- a CDS encoding aminoglycoside phosphotransferase family protein, encoding MTEDFVGRVTPALEAVVARVLPGAKLLSVHPFGIDDAEAQDRGTAKGSGYGVPLRLDVSQPDGGQLALVFHTASSDQFGHDRRADRAAGLLLAFDRFNQIPAHVRALDVGAIRKSDDGLISLADAGEFYLVTSFAEGQVYADELRRMAHAGCATADQVEHVEALARLLSELHAEKYQDALRYQRALRDLVGSGEGIFGLIDSYASDVPGASPERLRAIEARVGDWRWKLRGRSQRLSRIHGDYHPFNVLLSEAGEISLLDASRGCQGDPADDVTCMAINYVFFALEHPGSWQKVFRELWQRFWTVYLEQSGDLELLEVCAPFLAWRGLVVANPVWYPHVEVQARERMFALIERSLAAERFDPAFADEVLA